One genomic window of Polyangium aurulentum includes the following:
- the sdhA gene encoding succinate dehydrogenase flavoprotein subunit, translated as MAAKSTIRSEGGKVRRVVVVGGGLAGLMTVIKLCEAKVPVDLISLVPVKRSHSVCAQGGINASVNTKGEGDSPQIHLEETAYGGDFLANQPPVKGMAEAAPGIVFMLDRMGVPFNRTPEGLLDFRRFGGTLFHRTAFAGATTGQQLLYALDEQVRRFEIADVVDEHGVAIPGEKMVRKFEFWDFLQAVLDDSGTCVGCIAQDLKTMQIRYFQGDAVVLATGGCGIIFGRSTMSVICTGTAAAAVYQQGAVYANGEFIQVHPTAIPGADKLRLISESARGEGGRVWVPKDPKDAREPREIPEKERDYVLERMYPGYGNLVPRDIASRAIFKTCFHEKRGVFNPKTGRNENEVYLDLTHKDEKFLRAKLAGILEIYEKFAGVDPYHNPMKVFPAVHYSMGGLWVDFERDARGSLKPGSPRNHATSIPGLYAVGEVDYQYHGANRLGANSLLSCIYGGMVTGPSVASYQKSLAKSAYDLPKSIFEKAEKRARDDYERILKQNQDKAGAENAYRLHDELGNTMLRDCTIERDNGTLEKVLDKISELDERVKNVKCTDLLQRSNMGAQFVRHLENMLVLARVIAQGAKNRDESRGAHYKPGFPKRNDADWLRTTLATHTGKGNVRYVREFDYVCAGQTVHVTDAVDTSLVMPRERKYEQAGAASAAATGKLAATPPMPQAISQENPEQQQKSI; from the coding sequence ATGGCTGCGAAAAGCACGATCCGGAGCGAAGGGGGCAAGGTCAGGCGCGTGGTCGTCGTCGGCGGAGGCCTCGCGGGCCTCATGACGGTGATCAAGCTCTGCGAGGCGAAGGTCCCGGTGGACCTCATCTCGCTCGTCCCGGTGAAGCGCTCGCACTCGGTGTGCGCGCAGGGCGGCATCAACGCCTCCGTCAACACCAAGGGCGAAGGCGACAGCCCGCAGATCCACCTCGAAGAGACGGCGTACGGCGGCGACTTCCTCGCCAACCAGCCGCCCGTCAAAGGCATGGCCGAGGCCGCGCCGGGCATCGTGTTCATGCTCGACCGCATGGGCGTGCCCTTCAACCGCACGCCCGAAGGCCTGCTCGACTTCCGCCGCTTCGGCGGCACGCTCTTCCACCGCACGGCCTTCGCCGGCGCGACCACGGGCCAGCAGCTCCTCTACGCCCTCGACGAGCAGGTGCGCCGCTTCGAGATCGCCGACGTCGTCGACGAGCACGGCGTCGCCATCCCCGGCGAGAAGATGGTCCGCAAGTTCGAGTTCTGGGACTTCCTGCAGGCCGTCCTCGATGACTCGGGCACGTGCGTCGGGTGCATCGCGCAGGACCTGAAGACGATGCAGATCCGCTACTTCCAGGGCGACGCGGTCGTCCTCGCGACGGGCGGCTGCGGCATCATCTTCGGCCGCTCGACGATGAGCGTCATCTGCACGGGCACGGCCGCCGCGGCCGTCTACCAGCAGGGCGCGGTCTACGCGAACGGCGAGTTCATCCAGGTGCATCCGACGGCCATCCCGGGCGCGGACAAGCTCCGGCTGATCTCCGAGAGCGCGCGCGGCGAGGGCGGTCGCGTGTGGGTGCCCAAGGACCCGAAGGACGCCCGCGAGCCGCGCGAGATCCCCGAGAAGGAGCGCGACTACGTCCTCGAGCGCATGTACCCGGGCTACGGCAACCTCGTGCCCCGCGACATCGCCTCGCGCGCCATCTTCAAGACGTGCTTCCACGAGAAGCGCGGCGTCTTCAACCCGAAGACCGGCCGGAACGAGAACGAGGTCTACCTCGACCTCACGCACAAGGACGAGAAGTTCCTGCGCGCCAAGCTCGCCGGCATCCTCGAGATCTACGAGAAGTTCGCCGGCGTCGACCCGTACCACAACCCGATGAAGGTCTTCCCGGCCGTGCACTACTCGATGGGCGGCCTGTGGGTCGACTTCGAGCGCGACGCACGCGGCTCGCTCAAGCCCGGCTCCCCACGCAACCACGCGACGAGCATCCCCGGCCTCTACGCCGTGGGCGAGGTCGACTACCAGTACCACGGGGCAAACCGCCTCGGCGCCAACTCGCTCCTGTCGTGCATCTACGGCGGCATGGTCACGGGCCCGAGCGTCGCGAGCTACCAGAAGAGCCTCGCGAAGAGCGCGTACGACCTGCCCAAGTCGATCTTCGAGAAGGCCGAGAAGCGCGCCCGCGACGACTACGAGCGCATCCTCAAGCAGAACCAGGACAAGGCGGGCGCCGAGAACGCCTACCGCCTGCACGACGAGCTCGGCAACACGATGCTGCGCGACTGCACGATCGAGCGCGACAACGGCACGCTCGAGAAGGTGCTCGACAAGATCAGCGAGCTCGACGAGCGCGTGAAGAACGTCAAGTGCACCGACCTGTTGCAGCGGTCGAACATGGGCGCGCAGTTCGTGCGGCACCTCGAGAACATGCTGGTGCTCGCGCGCGTCATCGCGCAGGGCGCCAAGAACCGCGACGAGTCGCGCGGCGCCCACTACAAGCCCGGCTTCCCCAAGCGCAACGACGCCGACTGGCTCAGGACCACGCTCGCCACGCACACGGGCAAGGGCAACGTCCGCTACGTCCGGGAGTTCGACTACGTGTGCGCAGGCCAGACCGTGCACGTGACCGACGCGGTCGACACGAGCCTCGTCATGCCGCGCGAGCGCAAGTACGAGCAAGCCGGCGCCGCGAGCGCGGCCGCCACGGGCAAGCTCGCCGCGACGCCCCCGATGCCGCAGGCAATCTCGCAGGAAAACCCCGAGCAGCAACAGAAGAGCATCTGA
- the sdhB gene encoding succinate dehydrogenase iron-sulfur subunit → MAQNGKSNGHSQDVDAAGAAAKGTGRTVHLKVRRQDGPEQPETKRWEEFKVPYLPQMNVISALQQVQKEPRTLDGKDVAPVVWESSCLEEVCGACTMVINGRVRQACSALVDQLAPNGETITIEPMTKFPLVRDLIVDRERMFQDMKRVHAWVDIDGTHELGPGPRESPEAQQERYPLSRCMTCGCCVEACPQYNDSTKFVGPFALNLVRLYNMHPSGALHKNARLETVMGEGGVQDCGKSQNCVEVCPKEIPLVDSIAQVSRDATKRLLFGWLLK, encoded by the coding sequence ATGGCGCAGAACGGCAAAAGCAACGGCCATTCGCAGGACGTCGATGCGGCGGGCGCCGCGGCCAAAGGCACCGGCCGCACCGTGCACCTCAAGGTGCGCCGGCAAGACGGCCCCGAGCAACCCGAGACCAAGCGGTGGGAGGAGTTCAAGGTCCCCTACCTGCCGCAGATGAACGTCATCAGCGCCCTGCAGCAGGTCCAGAAGGAGCCGCGCACCCTCGACGGCAAGGACGTCGCGCCCGTCGTGTGGGAGTCGTCGTGCCTCGAGGAGGTCTGCGGCGCCTGCACGATGGTCATCAACGGCCGCGTGCGGCAGGCGTGCTCCGCGCTCGTCGATCAGCTCGCGCCGAACGGCGAGACGATCACGATCGAGCCGATGACCAAGTTCCCGCTCGTGCGCGACCTCATCGTCGACCGCGAGCGCATGTTCCAGGACATGAAGCGCGTGCACGCCTGGGTCGACATCGACGGCACGCACGAGCTCGGCCCCGGGCCGCGCGAGTCCCCCGAGGCGCAGCAGGAGCGCTACCCGCTGTCGCGCTGCATGACGTGCGGGTGCTGCGTCGAGGCTTGCCCGCAGTACAACGACTCGACGAAGTTCGTCGGCCCCTTCGCGCTGAACCTCGTGCGGCTCTACAACATGCACCCCTCGGGCGCGCTGCACAAAAACGCGCGCCTCGAGACCGTCATGGGCGAGGGCGGCGTGCAGGACTGCGGCAAGTCGCAGAACTGCGTCGAGGTCTGCCCGAAGGAGATCCCGCTCGTCGACTCGATCGCGCAGGTCTCCCGCGACGCCACCAAGCGCCTGCTCTTCGGCTGGCTCCTCAAGTAG
- a CDS encoding ABC transporter substrate-binding protein — MLGRRRWWMAVAALGAATLGLCGCDNKSKEAAPGPDRPAAPGASEPWKVGAYLSLSGAETQFGIETKEGIELATDAINAKGGVKGRQIKVLYEDDKSNPQETNNKVLQLINRDKVVALLGEVSSSRSKIGGIVANKYKVPMITPSSTSPEVTQVGPFVFRVCFTDDEQGKLGAEFVVKTLGKKKVGLIYASDDLYSAGLAQQFKDAVVQRGGAVTIEKSFPKTETNFTTYINELRDAKPEIIYAPVYYSSMVPIARQAKAAGVPGSMFVGGDGWDADTLLADAGEELEGAMFTNHYAPDVPWPNAQAFLKAYKDRFKHEPTSLGAMGYDAALMLYDAMGRAKADTPEAIRDAIAETKGFEGATGTIAIDAERNADKAVVIVQIKGKKFTYYTTVNDKPAAKP, encoded by the coding sequence ATGCTCGGACGACGGCGTTGGTGGATGGCGGTCGCGGCCCTCGGCGCGGCCACGCTGGGCCTCTGCGGCTGCGACAACAAGAGCAAGGAAGCGGCCCCTGGCCCTGATCGCCCGGCCGCGCCTGGCGCCAGCGAGCCCTGGAAGGTCGGCGCTTACTTGAGCCTCTCCGGCGCCGAGACGCAGTTCGGCATCGAGACCAAAGAGGGCATCGAGCTGGCGACCGACGCGATCAACGCCAAGGGCGGCGTGAAGGGCCGGCAGATCAAGGTCCTTTACGAGGACGACAAGTCGAACCCGCAGGAGACCAACAACAAGGTCCTGCAGCTCATCAACCGCGACAAGGTCGTCGCGCTGCTCGGCGAGGTGAGCTCGTCGCGCTCGAAGATCGGCGGCATCGTCGCGAACAAGTACAAAGTGCCGATGATCACGCCCTCGTCGACCAGCCCCGAGGTCACGCAGGTCGGGCCCTTCGTCTTCCGGGTGTGCTTCACCGACGACGAGCAGGGCAAGCTCGGCGCCGAGTTCGTGGTCAAGACGCTCGGCAAGAAGAAGGTCGGCCTGATCTACGCGTCCGACGACCTCTACTCGGCGGGCCTCGCCCAGCAGTTCAAGGACGCGGTCGTGCAGCGCGGCGGCGCGGTGACGATCGAGAAGAGCTTCCCGAAGACCGAGACGAACTTCACGACGTACATCAACGAGCTGCGCGACGCGAAGCCCGAGATCATCTACGCGCCGGTCTACTACTCGTCGATGGTGCCCATCGCGCGGCAGGCCAAGGCGGCGGGCGTGCCGGGCAGCATGTTCGTCGGCGGCGACGGCTGGGATGCCGACACGCTGCTCGCCGACGCGGGCGAGGAGCTCGAGGGCGCGATGTTCACCAACCACTACGCGCCCGACGTCCCCTGGCCCAACGCGCAGGCGTTCCTCAAGGCCTACAAGGACCGCTTCAAGCACGAGCCGACGAGCCTCGGCGCCATGGGCTACGACGCGGCGCTCATGCTCTACGACGCCATGGGCCGGGCCAAGGCCGACACGCCCGAGGCCATCCGCGACGCGATCGCCGAGACGAAGGGCTTCGAGGGCGCGACGGGCACCATCGCCATCGACGCCGAGCGCAACGCTGACAAAGCGGTCGTGATCGTGCAGATCAAGGGCAAGAAGTTCACCTACTACACGACGGTGAACGACAAGCCGGCCGCCAAGCCCTGA
- a CDS encoding succinate dehydrogenase cytochrome b558 subunit, translating to MSDASTELSLFASSRRPFLLRKLHSLTGVVPVGAFMVFHLWTNAKAMGGQEQFDSAVSDISHTPYLPVLEWGTILLPLLFHAVYGVKLAFDAKYNTTKYPTTRNWAFTLQRITGLLAFAFIAFHLYEFWWKKLIGKLAPEQFYPALCERMSYAAKGVPVLALVYILGIAACAFHFANGLFGFCFSWGITVSRRAQRTAATVFGLVGMAVFLLGANTTIYFATGSSIQDMIFGKKETPGARTCVDIRQQKSASSAGALH from the coding sequence GTGTCCGACGCATCGACCGAACTATCGCTCTTCGCAAGCAGCCGTCGACCGTTCCTTCTCCGCAAGCTGCACTCGCTCACAGGCGTCGTGCCGGTCGGCGCGTTCATGGTCTTCCATCTCTGGACCAACGCCAAGGCCATGGGCGGGCAGGAGCAATTCGACAGCGCGGTGAGCGACATCAGCCACACGCCGTATCTGCCGGTCCTCGAGTGGGGCACGATCCTCCTGCCCCTGCTCTTCCACGCGGTCTACGGCGTCAAGCTCGCGTTCGACGCCAAGTACAACACCACCAAGTACCCGACGACGCGCAACTGGGCCTTCACCCTCCAGCGCATCACGGGCCTGCTCGCCTTCGCGTTCATCGCGTTCCACCTCTACGAGTTCTGGTGGAAAAAGCTCATCGGCAAGCTCGCCCCCGAGCAGTTCTACCCCGCCCTCTGCGAGCGCATGTCCTACGCCGCCAAGGGCGTGCCCGTGCTCGCGCTCGTCTACATCCTCGGCATCGCCGCGTGCGCCTTCCACTTCGCCAACGGCCTGTTCGGCTTCTGCTTCTCCTGGGGCATCACGGTCTCGCGCCGCGCCCAGCGGACGGCCGCGACGGTGTTCGGGCTCGTGGGCATGGCGGTCTTTCTGCTCGGCGCCAACACGACGATCTACTTCGCGACGGGCTCGAGCATCCAGGACATGATCTTCGGCAAGAAGGAGACGCCGGGCGCGCGCACCTGCGTCGACATTCGCCAGCAAAAGAGCGCGTCTTCCGCGGGGGCCCTCCACTGA
- a CDS encoding TlyA family RNA methyltransferase yields MTRSPARTRADALLVTRGLASTRAQAQALIMAGKVSTEGRRVEKPGALLPPDAELSLASPARFVSRGGDKLEHALATFQTSGLDVPGRACLDIGASTGGFTDCLLQRGAARVVAVDVGYGQLADKLRTDARVDVRERVNAKTLTRDDLGAQVDLVVIDASFIGIGKLIGTIAALLDPGGDLVALIKPQFEAGREAVSRGRGVIRDGATREAAIAAARHDIEAAGFEVVAEVDSAVPGPKGNVERFVWARRRGPGSPQG; encoded by the coding sequence ATGACCCGTTCGCCCGCTCGCACGCGCGCCGACGCGCTGCTCGTCACCCGAGGTCTCGCCTCCACCCGCGCCCAGGCGCAGGCGCTCATCATGGCCGGCAAGGTGAGCACCGAAGGCCGTCGCGTCGAGAAGCCCGGCGCGCTCTTGCCGCCCGACGCCGAGCTTTCGCTCGCCTCGCCCGCCCGCTTCGTCTCCCGCGGCGGCGACAAGCTCGAGCACGCGCTCGCCACCTTTCAGACGAGCGGCCTCGACGTCCCGGGCCGCGCCTGCCTCGACATCGGCGCCTCCACCGGAGGCTTCACCGACTGCCTCCTGCAGCGCGGCGCGGCGCGGGTGGTCGCGGTCGACGTCGGTTACGGCCAGCTCGCCGACAAGCTCCGCACCGACGCGCGCGTCGACGTGCGCGAGCGGGTCAACGCCAAGACCCTCACCCGCGACGACCTCGGCGCACAGGTCGACCTCGTGGTGATCGACGCCTCTTTCATCGGCATCGGCAAGCTCATCGGGACCATCGCGGCGCTGCTCGATCCGGGGGGCGACCTCGTCGCGCTCATCAAGCCGCAGTTCGAGGCGGGCCGGGAGGCGGTCTCGCGTGGGCGCGGCGTCATCCGGGACGGGGCCACGCGGGAGGCGGCCATCGCCGCGGCGCGGCACGACATCGAGGCGGCGGGCTTCGAGGTGGTCGCCGAGGTGGACAGCGCCGTGCCCGGTCCGAAAGGCAACGTCGAGCGATTCGTCTGGGCGCGGCGCCGCGGGCCCGGGTCGCCACAGGGCTGA
- a CDS encoding S1 family peptidase, with protein MSSRFTRLRLALSVGTLVLGAGCGATSPDEHPESTREAELPISEGYLDDEDTAVVGIYATSLGGLCTGSLIAPNLVLTARHCISHINTPNGEVDCNTTAFAEPAAAKTFLVTTKPSLTENLADYHKTREVVLVPDGDKLCGQDMALLILEDNIAPSEAMPLVPRIDEPIDKGEEYYAVGYGAVNDEGAGAGTRRRREDLFVSCVADGCPAFTTKPTEWGGDEGVCQGDSGGPAFDLDGRVIGVTSRGGLGCGSPVYGYVHAWSDWVKETAARAAELGEYTPPAWVNGAPTDPAYVPPANEAAEEQDSALTANDESGSCSMTADPTRPIPWRAAIPFGLGLVALGRRRRAR; from the coding sequence ATGTCTTCACGCTTCACCCGTCTGCGCCTTGCGCTCTCGGTCGGCACGCTCGTGCTCGGCGCGGGGTGCGGCGCGACCTCTCCCGACGAACATCCCGAGAGCACGCGCGAGGCCGAGCTGCCCATCTCCGAGGGCTACCTCGACGACGAGGACACCGCGGTCGTCGGCATCTACGCGACGAGCCTCGGCGGGCTCTGCACGGGCTCGCTCATCGCGCCGAACCTCGTGCTCACCGCGCGGCACTGCATCTCGCACATCAACACGCCGAACGGCGAGGTCGACTGCAACACCACCGCCTTCGCCGAGCCCGCCGCGGCGAAGACCTTCCTCGTCACCACCAAGCCGAGCCTCACCGAGAACCTCGCCGACTACCACAAGACCCGCGAGGTCGTGCTCGTGCCCGACGGCGACAAGCTCTGCGGTCAGGACATGGCGCTGCTCATCCTCGAGGACAACATCGCCCCGAGCGAAGCGATGCCGCTCGTGCCGCGCATCGACGAGCCGATCGACAAGGGCGAGGAGTACTACGCGGTCGGCTACGGCGCGGTGAACGACGAGGGCGCGGGCGCGGGGACGCGGCGGCGTCGTGAGGATCTGTTCGTCTCGTGCGTCGCCGACGGCTGCCCTGCGTTCACCACGAAGCCGACCGAGTGGGGCGGCGACGAGGGCGTCTGCCAGGGCGACTCGGGCGGGCCTGCGTTCGATCTCGACGGGCGCGTCATCGGCGTGACCTCGCGCGGCGGCCTCGGCTGCGGCAGCCCCGTGTACGGCTACGTGCACGCGTGGTCGGACTGGGTGAAGGAGACCGCGGCGCGCGCGGCCGAGCTCGGCGAGTACACGCCGCCCGCATGGGTGAACGGCGCACCGACCGATCCCGCCTACGTGCCGCCCGCCAACGAAGCCGCCGAGGAGCAGGACAGCGCGCTCACCGCGAACGACGAGAGCGGCTCGTGCAGCATGACGGCCGATCCCACGAGGCCCATCCCCTGGCGCGCCGCGATCCCCTTCGGGCTCGGGCTCGTCGCGCTCGGCCGCAGGCGTCGCGCGCGGTGA
- a CDS encoding ABC transporter substrate-binding protein produces the protein MKSLGRRKALLGLSAIAFAACSRGERKGGAARVVSLSPSTTETMFAIGAGDLLVGRSRYCDYPKEAERLPVVGGYADPNVEAIVALAPTLVVGARGPAGPALEQGLHAHGIETFFPETESLAGITGMIRELGRRVGREADGARVAGAIEAKRKDVAAAVGDKPRLKVLFLFDVAPVIAAGPGSFPDELLRLAGAENVIQRGGAYPTIGLEHLLALAPDLLLDGASEVHAGRTLREMLADAPGWRELAAVREGRIRPVGSDALRPGPRIGEGLWAVARAVHGDALSSPPPP, from the coding sequence GTGAAGAGCCTCGGAAGACGCAAGGCGCTGCTCGGCCTCTCCGCGATCGCGTTCGCTGCGTGCAGCCGTGGCGAGCGCAAGGGCGGGGCGGCGCGGGTCGTGTCGCTCTCGCCGAGCACCACCGAGACGATGTTCGCGATCGGAGCCGGCGATCTGCTCGTCGGTCGCTCGCGCTACTGCGACTACCCCAAGGAGGCCGAGCGCCTGCCCGTCGTCGGCGGCTACGCCGATCCGAACGTCGAGGCGATCGTCGCGCTCGCGCCCACGCTCGTCGTCGGCGCGCGCGGACCTGCGGGGCCGGCCCTCGAGCAGGGCCTGCACGCGCATGGGATCGAGACGTTCTTTCCGGAGACCGAGTCGCTCGCGGGCATCACGGGCATGATCAGAGAGCTCGGCCGTCGCGTCGGGCGCGAGGCGGACGGGGCGCGTGTCGCGGGCGCGATCGAGGCGAAGCGGAAGGACGTGGCCGCGGCGGTCGGCGACAAACCGCGGCTGAAGGTGCTCTTTCTCTTCGACGTCGCGCCCGTCATCGCGGCGGGCCCGGGCAGCTTCCCCGACGAGCTTCTGCGGCTCGCGGGCGCGGAGAACGTCATCCAGCGCGGCGGCGCCTATCCGACGATCGGCCTCGAGCACCTGCTCGCGCTCGCGCCAGACCTCCTGCTCGACGGCGCCTCCGAGGTCCACGCGGGGCGCACGCTGCGCGAGATGCTGGCGGACGCGCCCGGGTGGCGAGAGCTCGCCGCCGTGCGCGAGGGGCGCATTCGCCCGGTGGGATCGGACGCGCTGCGCCCCGGACCGCGCATCGGCGAGGGCCTGTGGGCCGTGGCGCGCGCGGTGCACGGCGACGCGCTATCCTCGCCGCCTCCGCCATGA
- a CDS encoding branched-chain amino acid ABC transporter permease, protein MDKIVSALITGLAQGAMIALVSLGYTMVYGILKLINFAHSEVFMMGAFIGLFSILAFGGQSSPLVAGVAGTLCAMAFAGLLGTLVERVAYAPLRARGRGKANTRITPLVTALGMSVLLQNLAQLLFTARYRGYPQLLPIEHTRKVIFVTAVVVMVGLELLVHRTWMGKAMRALSVNVEAARLMGVRTSRVISITFITGSVLAALGAVLYCLDQSQVYPTMGVVIGTRAFVAAVIGGIGNIPGAMLGGLLIGVIGEMTKLTPYSGLQDVLIFTALIVVLLVKPTGLLGKQAIEKV, encoded by the coding sequence ATGGACAAGATCGTCAGCGCGCTGATCACGGGGCTCGCGCAGGGAGCGATGATCGCGCTCGTCTCCCTCGGCTACACGATGGTCTACGGCATCCTGAAGCTCATCAACTTCGCGCACAGCGAGGTCTTCATGATGGGCGCCTTCATCGGCCTGTTCTCGATCCTCGCGTTCGGCGGTCAGAGCTCGCCGCTCGTCGCGGGCGTGGCCGGCACGCTCTGCGCCATGGCCTTCGCGGGTCTGCTCGGCACGCTCGTCGAGCGCGTGGCCTACGCGCCTCTGCGCGCCCGCGGCCGCGGCAAGGCGAACACCCGCATCACCCCGCTCGTCACCGCGCTCGGCATGAGCGTGCTCCTGCAGAACCTCGCCCAGCTCCTCTTCACCGCTCGCTACCGCGGCTACCCGCAGCTCCTTCCGATCGAGCACACCCGCAAGGTCATCTTCGTCACGGCGGTCGTCGTGATGGTGGGCCTCGAGCTGCTCGTGCATCGCACCTGGATGGGCAAGGCGATGCGCGCGCTCAGCGTCAACGTCGAGGCCGCGCGGCTGATGGGCGTGCGCACGAGCCGCGTCATCTCGATCACGTTCATCACCGGCTCCGTCCTGGCCGCGCTCGGCGCGGTGCTCTACTGCCTCGACCAGTCGCAGGTTTACCCGACGATGGGCGTGGTGATCGGCACGCGCGCGTTCGTGGCGGCGGTCATCGGGGGCATCGGCAACATCCCGGGCGCGATGCTCGGGGGGCTCTTGATCGGCGTCATCGGCGAGATGACCAAGCTCACGCCGTACTCGGGCCTGCAAGACGTCCTGATCTTCACGGCCCTCATCGTCGTCTTGCTCGTCAAGCCCACGGGGTTGCTCGGCAAGCAGGCCATCGAGAAGGTCTGA